The Peromyscus eremicus chromosome 2, PerEre_H2_v1, whole genome shotgun sequence genome includes the window tctgtctgtctgtctgtctgtctctctctcctgtgtgtgtgtgtgtgtgtgtgtgtgtgtgtgtgtgtgtgtatttggatgtgcttgcctgtgcctgtgcatgtggaaTCCAGAGGCTGATGTCAGGAACCCTCCTCCATAATTCTCTGCCTAGTTCCTCCCTGACAGTGACATACTCTCCTTGAAGCTCACTTATTTGGCTAGGCTACTGACCAGATACCATTGAGGTGGACTGTCTCCCTTAGTTACTATGGTTCCATGTCCTGCTCTGCATCACTGGGTGCTGGCCACTGCAACTCAGGAATCAGCTGGCACAGAGGACTTCTGGGGCCTTGTTCACACTCTCTCAGTCATGGAGCTTGACGGACTTGGCTATCTCCAGTAAACAGGGGGTGACTGTGCATGACTATCACTTCATAGACAGCTATGTGATGGTGCCTAACTTTTAGGGCCATTCTCACATGGACCAGACAGACGTACCTGTGTGGCTGAGGATGTGTTGAATAAAGTCTGGCTTTGTGTGCGGGATAGATAGCTCAGCACTTACTCTCCTCATCCCAGGCTCCTGTAGCAGTCCTTCCATTCCTTTCTCTTAGTTCACCAATTTTGTTGTATAAAAGCGAGTTATTAAATCTAAGATGTGAAACACATATGGCTATACATATTTTCTGGGCAAGGTGATAGTATGGAACTGCTTCCTGgcattttttccattgtataaatataacGATGataaaaattaccttaaaaataAGCACCAAGGAAAGATGTGTAGAGTCATACTGGAAAGACGTTAAGCAATCACACAGAGAGCCTGGTTCATCCAATTATTACACTCCCTGACAAAGTTTTCTTTAATTACAAGATCTGCAGATCACCTTGGTATTGCTTGATTTTCCCTAAGTACACACGCCACAGTGTCTGTCCCTGAAATATCCAAAAGTCCTTTAGCTATTCCTGTGTTCCCACTGAGGACTCTGACAGGGCAATATTCATGTGAGCATGTTCCTCATCCAAAGTGACAGTGACAACTTTCTCCTGATCAAGGAGTCAAGAGGCAGGACCCGACAGCAGGGGGAGATTTGCAGTTGATAGGTTACTCTTAAGAAGAAGTTTATGAACCTCTAGGTCTTCCTTGGCACTTGTACCTACAGATGGGcattgtctttctctctccaagTGTCCTGCAGAACCCAAAGGGGCTGATGGGTCAAGACGTTCTGGGCTGTCGAGCTGTGACCATGCAAAACACAGATGTTGCTCCAGTAGGAATAAGAACCAGTTTATTCTGCACCAATTGAGTGACTGTAACATGGTTTGTAACACAGATTCACGTTGCCCCATGTAACATGATCTATCGTGGAGAGGTTATCTGGACTTTTGAAGTCACCCATCAACCAACAGTCATAAGTCAGTGCAATTACCAAGCCCATTGTTGCTCATCTCAGTATGCAGAGAAGCAGGTGGAGAATCTCCTTTGAGTGTTCAGACATTATTTTACAGCATTCCTACCTGGGGTATGGTTTTCTCAGTTTCATGACACATTCTAAATGCTTTACCTACTGGTCAAAATGATGTGAGGTCAGATACAGAGCTTGGTTGTAAATAGCAACTAAGGGGACTACACACAGACTCCTCCTCCAGAGAACTTCCCCTAGAGAAGACTAGAGGGGAAAAAACCCTTAGTAAGTGTTTTGTGTATGTTGAGCTATCCATTGTCCAGAAGACATGACCTATGTGGACCTGGGAGGGTGCTCCCTCCCTCAGATAAAAAGTGAAGGGAATTGAGTCTTCTAAACTGATGTCAGTTCTTCTGGGGGAAAGGCCCATTTTAGCTGTGGAGAAAACTCTTCTAGGAAACAGATTTCTACAGAAAACATGCCAGAGTTACCATCTTCTTTTGATGGCAATTCTCAGTAGGGAGCTCTCTTCCTCTCTAAATGTTTTCTAACATGGcagattattctctctctctctctctctcattttttttgccACAGTCATGATTAGGTCATTAGAAAAAACATTCTCTCATTTCCAAAAATATGAGGAAGTTCTCTCACATGAGGGCTTCTTACAAACCTTGAATTGTGTCATTTTTGGTTTCAAATGGTGGTTATGCATTTTCAGGGAAAATTAGCAGCTAGAAGTTAAGATGTAATACAAATCAATTGTACACTGAGCAGAGCTGGTTGATGAGGAGCACACACTGTGGTTTTCCACAAAGGGAGGAGGAAACCCAGGCATTGAGGCTTAAAGATGGGATCTGGGGAAGTAGGGAGGTACTAGGAGTGTATCAGAAAGAAagctgtgtgcacatatatgtacattattataTATAGCATGTGCTGCTATTAAACTGTTCATCATGTGtaataaatatgtttatatatacttCCCCTTCAGTGTTGGGCTAGGACACTGATCCCTCTATAAAGTATTTGTAAACCATCAATTCCTTACTGATTTCAGTGGCTAATCTTCAGttctacacttgatcttagccaaaaggccaagaagcGATTAATCTTCAGTTCTAATGTGTTTAATTGTAGAGGGGTTCAGGCTATTTTAAAAGACAGCGAAGGCTTTCAGTACTTCAACTGTCTGTACTTCACCATTcactcttcctgtcttttcttgAGGTGTTGATTTGATGATAGAAGTCTCCACATCTGCTTTATTCTATTTTCTACTTTCCTAGGAAGAAAACCCTGATGTTGGTTTGTGACAATGAACTAAAAGATTATGATGTCATTGGAAATAAAAGCTCAAGAAAGGAACCGCCGTGTCATCCAAATGAGACAGCAATATCGACAAGAATAGCTACTAAGATTCAGTGGGAAAGATCTATGTTGAATAAATACAATGATGTTGTGAAAGTGACTCTATATCCAAGGGATCTTCAGGTTCAATGCAATCTGTCTTAGtaaaggtttctattgctgtgaagagacaaaatgaccacagcaactcttataaaggaaaacatttaattggggctggcttacagtttcagaggtgtattctgttatcttcatggtgggaaacatggcagcagtcagacagacatggtagtggagaaagagctgagatttctacaccttgatccacaggcagcagcaggagactgCCACAcaaggcctagcttgagcatataagacctctaagtccacctccacagtgacacacttcgtacaacaagcccacacctactccaacaaggctgcccctcctaatagtgccactccccatgagtctatgggggccattcctattaaAACCACCACATAATCCAAATCAAAATTTAAATGGTATTTCTCCCAGAAGTATCACTTTTAAAACACATATGGAACCACAAAGATACCAAAGAATAAAAGCAGTGTTGTGGTGTCACAATATCTGAATTCACATTACAACTATATGTCTAAGAGAGCGTTACTGCAGGATTACTACCCCTTACCACAGAAGCCTCTTGCAGTCAGTGGCAAtaaacagagacacacaactgATCCATGAACACAAAATAAAGGGCTGACTTCCTGCCCCgaggatcattgcagaagagggagcagaagaattgtaagacccagaggcagtggatgatgACCACAGGAAAGCAGTGTTCTCggacacaacagggcagttgCACTAATGAACCGAGAGTGGCTGTGACCTAATGGATAAGACCAGGGTGGACAAAATCCCAGCTTGGaaaatggaggagagttcccttcTAGCTGAGGAACTGTGGCAGCTGAtagcttctgagagagagagagtcagttgtCCTCAGGGTTGGGGCCCCTCAGAGAGGCTACCTAGGCTCCAGGAGATGGCCATGTGGTGATGCACAGCTAGAAGCAATAAGAGGGAGAAggatgaaaaggaagaagagaagaaaaaggaggaaaaccCCGTGAAATTGAGAGAGAATAGTGTTTCAAAGGACTAATTTTAGAGGCATTTCACTTCCCTGGTGGGATTTATTTCAGGGATGTTTCACGAGGCTGTTATGAATGTGGTTGACTTCCTGATTTCTTCTTGGTATATTTGTCTGTGGTATTCAGGCAGGCTAATCATTTTTCTGTGATCTGTTTCTATCACTGTACATAATCTCACTCATATTTGGAACCTGAAACTGTTAACACTCATAGAAGTTGAGAGTAGATGAAAGGTACCAGaggtcatggaggtcagagggatgATTCCTCTGCGGAATATTAGGTCAAAGAAGACTAAGTCACAATAACAAGGACTATGGACAAGATTCTCTGGCTTTCTACCAGACAGTATTCTTGCTATACATACACAAGACTACTAAATACTGGAGAGAAGTAGAGGGAGAGGTTTAAGGTTTGTCTAAACACTATGCAGTGTACACTTGCATCCTGTGCAATTTTTTGAAACTGTGTccatttgtataatttttatggTGTAGATTATTAACTTAAAAAGACTGGAAAAATTCAAAAAGGTTCAGATTtaacaaacaaaactgttttaTACAGCCAAATTTAATAGAGTACACAATAATTTAATTGCATATGATCATTtgctacattaaaaaatataaaattgcaaGAATAACTTAGATaacttaaaataaatagaaaaataaatacatatgcagATACACCCAAATAGATGCATCAATAAATACTTATACATATGGACAAAAATTTGCTCTGTTTTGCTGAAACATCTAGGCAGGTTGATTGAATTTATGCCAAAATAAATGAGAGTTTTTATAGGAGAACTTAAGCAGTGAGGTGCGATGTCCTAGCCCAGGAGAGTCCTCTCCACATTGACTCAGGACTTAATTCTTCTTTTCATTCAATCTTGCCAGCAGCTTGGCTGAGGAAGACAGGGCTCTCCTGACTTCTGCTCTGACCACCTCCCAGGCACAGGggctgtgtttcttctccttcaggtAGACTGTGATCCTGTGGAAGTAGTTCCTCACAGCCACCAGGGAGTCTTCCTGGCTCAGGGAAGGTTCCTGCACCTCACCCTGCTCCATCAGACAGGCTTGCAGGTCTTTGAGTTGTTGAAAAAGGCCATCACAGAATGTGTCTAGGAGGCTTGTCTCCCAAGCAGCAGATGATTCATCCGAGGTGAAGAGGGTCAGGACCTGCTGGGTCAGCTCCTGCAGGACAGGGATGACTTGGGCCTTCTGGATCTGCTGGGCATCCACCTTCTCCAGAGGGAATGCAAAGTCCATTCTGTCCTTCagacaggagagaagggagagtctCCTCATTTGTGCCAGGAGTGTGAAGGCTCTCTTGTTCCTGAGGTGATGAGTCTGAGGCAGGTCACATCCCAGACAGCAGCTTGACCAGTAGTGCATCAGCACCAGGAATGTCAGCAGAGCACAGGGCCTGGCCATTGTGAATGTGGCAGATGCTGCTGGTCCTC containing:
- the LOC131904992 gene encoding interferon alpha-12-like, translating into MARPCALLTFLVLMHYWSSCCLGCDLPQTHHLRNKRAFTLLAQMRRLSLLSCLKDRMDFAFPLEKVDAQQIQKAQVIPVLQELTQQVLTLFTSDESSAAWETSLLDTFCDGLFQQLKDLQACLMEQGEVQEPSLSQEDSLVAVRNYFHRITVYLKEKKHSPCAWEVVRAEVRRALSSSAKLLARLNEKKN